The DNA segment GAGCGGTCCGCGCGCGGTCGAGCGGACCTCGATCGTCTGCGGGTCGCCGCCTGCGACCTCGATGGTCTCGCGCCGCACGGTGAGCGGCTGCATGGCGCCGTCGAGTTCGTACTCGTCGCCCGTGACGCGTTCCAGGTAGAGGTCGGCGACATCCGGGCCGAGGTTCGTGAAGCCCCACGCGATGCGCGCGTTGTGGCCGATGATGACGCCCGGCAGGCCCGAGAACGTGTAGCCCGAGACGTCGTAGTGGCAGTCGTCGTCGATCGCCGAGCACGCGAGCGACATCTGCGCCCAGATCGAGGGCATCGCGGGGCCGAGGTGCGGGTCGTTCGCGAGGATGGGCTTGCCCGTGTCGGTCAGCGAGCCCGAGACGACCCACGAGTTCGAGCCGATCTCGTTGCCGGCGCGGCCGAGGAGCTCGGGCATCGCGTCGAGTGTCGCGCGGAGTTCTGCGAGGGCGGGAGCGGCGTCGGCGGATGTCTCGGAGGCCGACCCCGAAGCATCCGCAGCGTCTGAGTCGACCGAATCGATCGGTTCGACGGTGCCCGTCGATGCCGGCGCCGCGACGGGGACGGGGGAGCCGCCCATGATCGTCGGCATGCCGGCCATGTCGAAGCCGGGGTGGAGTCGCGCGACCTCTTCGGGCGGCAGCGCGGTCGCGAGGAGCGCCCGGTCGATCTCGTCTTCGAGGTTGGAACGGAGATCCCACGCCATCGCCTTGAGCCACGCGATCGAGTCGACGGCGTTCCACGGCTCGGGGGAGTACCCGGGGTTCTGGAGGCCGAGGACGGCGTACTCGAGCGACAGATCGGCGCCCGAACGGGTCTCGAGGTACGCGTTCACCCCGTCGGCATAGGCGTCGTAGATCGCCTTCGTCGGCTCGTCGAGCGCTTCGTACTCCGCTTGGGCGACGCCGCGCCAATCGAGCGTGCGCACGAAGGAGTCGGTGCCGACCATCGATTCGCCGAAGAGTTCGGCAAGCCGGCCCGCCGTCACATGGCGGCGGAAGTCCATCTCCCAGAAGCGGTCCTGCGCGTGCACGAAGCCCTGCGCGAAGAAGAGGTCGTGGTCGGTGTCGGCGCGGATGCGCGGCACGCCTGCGTCGTCGCGCGTGACCGTGACGGGTTCGTCGAGCCCCGTGACATCCAGGAACCCGCTCGTCTGGGGGAAGGAGCGCTGCACCGTCCACCAGCCGAGCCCGACCGCGGCTCCCGCGAGCACGAGGACGCCTACGAGGATGCCCGCCACGATCTTGCCCCAGCGGTGCTTGGCGGTTCTCGGCGCATCGGTGCCCACGGCACTCCTTCGTGATCGGCTCCGCCCGCCGCGACGCGCGGTGGGGGAGCATCCAACCTACCCGAGCGGATGCGCGGATTCGGCTACGAAACGATCACGCGTGGAGGGCGGCGTTCAGCACGACGCCGTCGCCCGAACGCGAGAGCACCTCGACCTGACCCGTGAGCGAGTTGCGGCGGAACAGGAGGTTCGGAAGGCCCGACAGCTCGACGGCCTTCACGATGCGCGGGCGCGCCTCTTTACCGCCGAGGACGGCGACCTTCGTGCCGGCCGTCACGTAGAGGCCTGCCTCGACGACCGAGTCGTCGCCGATCGAGATGCCGATGCCCGAGTTCGCGCCGAGGAGGGCGCGTTCGCCGATCGAGACGCGCTGCGTGCCGCCGCCCGACAGGGTGCCCATGATGGATGCCCCGCCGCCCACGTCGGAGCCGTCGCCCACGACGAC comes from the Agromyces protaetiae genome and includes:
- a CDS encoding penicillin acylase family protein — its product is MGTDAPRTAKHRWGKIVAGILVGVLVLAGAAVGLGWWTVQRSFPQTSGFLDVTGLDEPVTVTRDDAGVPRIRADTDHDLFFAQGFVHAQDRFWEMDFRRHVTAGRLAELFGESMVGTDSFVRTLDWRGVAQAEYEALDEPTKAIYDAYADGVNAYLETRSGADLSLEYAVLGLQNPGYSPEPWNAVDSIAWLKAMAWDLRSNLEDEIDRALLATALPPEEVARLHPGFDMAGMPTIMGGSPVPVAAPASTGTVEPIDSVDSDAADASGSASETSADAAPALAELRATLDAMPELLGRAGNEIGSNSWVVSGSLTDTGKPILANDPHLGPAMPSIWAQMSLACSAIDDDCHYDVSGYTFSGLPGVIIGHNARIAWGFTNLGPDVADLYLERVTGDEYELDGAMQPLTVRRETIEVAGGDPQTIEVRSTARGPLVTGISGDFEQVAVGESEAHGEGDLQLSLQWTALTPGSTPQAIFALNRAQNWDEFRSAAALFEVPSQNLIYADVDGNIGYQAPGEIPIRLTGDGTVPLAGWTSENGWSGTVPFEQLPSMTNPASGYIVTANNAVAADGPMLTKDWDLGYRARAIDARIQALIATGEKISADELADIQLDTTDANAQSFLPVIEGLDLDGDAARGQALLDDWDGHADVDSPEAAYFAVFWKTVLDRMFRDLPEGTRPAGGDRWFTVVDTLLDEPDSQWWTDPDTDATGRDAVIAASLAAAWTEASDRLGSNPDRWSWGKLHTLTLTNQSFGVSGIGPIEWLFNRGPYEVGGGSAVPDAIAWDARVGYEVDWVPSMRMIVDLANFDRSEWINLTGASGHAFNPHYDDQAPLWQRGELRPWAFTQKAADAASDESLVLRPAG